CGCTGAACGGACGCTCTTCCGCACTGACTTCGTGCTCGTTCCCGTCCGCATCCGAGGCCCACTGACTGACATGCAGGGGTGCGAAGACCCATCGCAGGGCCGCCTCGCGGACGGCATCGTCAAACAGGCGCGTGTCGGCATCGGCCTGTGTCTCGTCGGCGATGCGAACCTCGGTGACCTTGCCGGTTTCGTCGACGATCAGGCGCGCTTCGACCTCTCTGGGAGGGAGTCGCCGGTCGAGCAGTGGCGCAGGGTAACCCGGCGCGGGATTCTCGCGCGGGACGGCCCCGATCGCTACCTGCCCCAGGGCCAGCTGGTAGTGCTTGATATCGTCCCTGGCCACCGTGTGATAGCTGGTGTCGCCTTCGGTCGACGGCTTCGCCGGCCCGGCCGGCGTCGTGGCGCAGCCCGCCATGGCAAGGCATAAAGTGCCGGTACACGCCCAACGGGCCATCGGCCAACCACCACGGTACGTCACGTCCATGTCCACGCCCCCTTGTCGCCCGGAGGCAGCATAAACAAAAACGCCGACCCAGGGGCCGGCGTTCTGCAGGGTGTTACCCGGACACGTTCGCTCAGTGCTTGAGCGTCTTGCGCAGGCGCTCCAGCGCCTGCAGCTGGGTGATGGCTTCGGCCAGCTTGGCCTGCGCCTCGGCGATCTCGACCGCATCGGTGCGGTTGGCCAGGGCGTCTTCGGCTTCCTGCTTGGCCCGCAGCGCGGCCGCTTCATCCAGCTCGGATGCGCGTGCGGCGGTATCGGCCAGCACAGTGACGACCTGCGGCTGCACTTCGAGGATGCCACCGGAGACCCAGAACTGCTGACGCTCGCCATTGGCCAGCACCACGTCGACGTGGCCCGCCTTCAGGCGGGTGATCAGCGGGGCATGGCGGGGCGCAATGCCCAGTTCGCCCATCTCGCCGGTGGCGACGACCAGCTGTGCTTCGCCGGAGAAGATCTCGGCTTCGGCGCTGACGATGTCGACACGGAGGGTATGACTCATGACGGTATTCCGGTGCGTTCGGTGAAAAG
The nucleotide sequence above comes from Dyella telluris. Encoded proteins:
- a CDS encoding F0F1 ATP synthase subunit epsilon; this encodes MSHTLRVDIVSAEAEIFSGEAQLVVATGEMGELGIAPRHAPLITRLKAGHVDVVLANGERQQFWVSGGILEVQPQVVTVLADTAARASELDEAAALRAKQEAEDALANRTDAVEIAEAQAKLAEAITQLQALERLRKTLKH
- a CDS encoding energy transducer TonB, with amino-acid sequence MDVTYRGGWPMARWACTGTLCLAMAGCATTPAGPAKPSTEGDTSYHTVARDDIKHYQLALGQVAIGAVPRENPAPGYPAPLLDRRLPPREVEARLIVDETGKVTEVRIADETQADADTRLFDDAVREAALRWVFAPLHVSQWASDADGNEHEVSAEERPFSVDYVFRFAWKDGKPVSDASASAHVTR